A single genomic interval of Daucus carota subsp. sativus chromosome 1, DH1 v3.0, whole genome shotgun sequence harbors:
- the LOC135149878 gene encoding chemocyanin-like — MCSIHEFNQSCNNSIIKLGKCSTFNYISIAYYTTNFYFFINKTPNVGRSTAVAVALLVFCLVALQYEVVQAATYSVGCINGWSSYSGGWPTHYVLGKCYNLIICSMKIVVTVYILVTETTWLMQNITLATFTHKMSYLLISNDGAVFVFLYFLHTNHYLAVSNYNPSTHNVAAVNHGGYNSCITPQGAKVYQSGNDSIRLVRGQNFFICSISFHCQVE; from the exons ATGTGTTCCA TTCATGAGTTTAATCAGTCCTGCAACAATTCAATTATCAAGCTAGGCAAATGCAGTACATTTAACTACATCTCAATAGCATACTACACAACAAACTTCTATTTTTTCATCAACAAAACACCAAATGTGGGAAGAAGCACTGCAGTGGCAGTGGCCTTGTTAGTGTTTTGCTTGGTAGCTCTTCAATACGAAGTAGTTCAAGCTGCAACATACTCTGTTGGATGCATCAATGGTTGGTCGTCTTACTCTGGTGGATGGCCAACTCATTATGTGCTTGGTAAATGCTACAACTTAATTATTTGCTCTATGAAAATTGTAGTAACAGTGTATATACTAGTTACTGAAACAACATGGTTGATGCAAAACATAACACTTGCTACTTTTACGCATAAGATGTCATATTTGTTAATTTCAAATGATGGAGCAGTATTTgttttcctttattttctacATACAAATCA CTACCTAGCTG TTTCAAATTACAATCCTTCGACTCACAATGTGGCTGCTGTAAACCATGGAGGGTATAACAGTTGCATAACACCGCAGGGAGCCAAAGTGTACCAGAGTGGAAATGACAGTATCAGACTTGTCAGAGGACAGAACTTTTTCATTTGCAGCATTTCTTTTCATTGTCAAGTCGAATGA
- the LOC108228034 gene encoding basic blue protein isoform X2 gives MDWPRRLFDCCDIIGNAAVHNVSWNFNVKGWPSGDITFQAGDILVFNYDQELHNVVSVDEANYLACSIPDLATVYTSGHDEIVLQSGTNYFICGTMGHCVAGMLIAVTAA, from the exons ATGGATTGGCCCAG ACGCTTATTTGATTGTTGCGACATAATTGGTAATGCAGCGGTACACAATGTGAGTTGGAACTTCAACGTAAAGGGTTGGCCTTCTGGCGACATTACCTTTCAGGCCGGTGACATACTCG TATTTAACTATGACCAAGAACTGCATAATGTGGTTTCTGTCGACGAGGCAAATTACTTGGCCTGCTCCATTCCTGATCTTGCGACGGTGTATACTTCAGGGCACGATGAAATAGTGCTGCAATCCGGGACAAATTATTTCATCTGTGGCACCATGGGTCATTGTGTTGCTGGAATGCTCATAGCTGTCACCGCAGCTTGA
- the LOC108228034 gene encoding basic blue protein isoform X1, whose protein sequence is MKVWFILSMLTFLALSSSGIEMAAARSHHHHHHHHRVKSGETVHFEPRIPTVPSTPWIGPAVHNVSWNFNVKGWPSGDITFQAGDILVFNYDQELHNVVSVDEANYLACSIPDLATVYTSGHDEIVLQSGTNYFICGTMGHCVAGMLIAVTAA, encoded by the exons atgaaAGTGTGGTTCATCTTATCGATGCTAACTTTCTTGGCATTGTCATCTTCGGGCATTGAAATGGCTGCTGCACGTAGTCATCACCACCATCACCATCATCATCGTGTAAAAAGTGGCGAGACAGTGCACTTTGAACCTCGTATCCCGACTGTCCCCTCCACCCCATGGATTGGCCCAG CGGTACACAATGTGAGTTGGAACTTCAACGTAAAGGGTTGGCCTTCTGGCGACATTACCTTTCAGGCCGGTGACATACTCG TATTTAACTATGACCAAGAACTGCATAATGTGGTTTCTGTCGACGAGGCAAATTACTTGGCCTGCTCCATTCCTGATCTTGCGACGGTGTATACTTCAGGGCACGATGAAATAGTGCTGCAATCCGGGACAAATTATTTCATCTGTGGCACCATGGGTCATTGTGTTGCTGGAATGCTCATAGCTGTCACCGCAGCTTGA